One Thermococcus kodakarensis KOD1 genomic window carries:
- the tpiA gene encoding triose-phosphate isomerase: MAKLKEPIIAINFKTYIEATGKRALEIAKAAERVWKETGITIVVAPQLADLRMIAESVEIPVFAQHIDPIKPGSHTGHVLPEAVKEVGAVGTLLNHSENRMILADLEAAIRRAEEVGLMTMVCSNNPAVSAAVAALGPDYVAVEPPELIGTGIPVSKAKPEVVTNTVELVKKVNPDVGVLTGAGISTGEDVKKALELGSVGVLLASGVTKAKDPENAIRDLVSLII, translated from the coding sequence ATGGCGAAGCTAAAGGAGCCGATTATAGCGATAAACTTCAAGACCTACATCGAGGCAACAGGAAAGAGGGCTCTGGAGATAGCGAAGGCGGCTGAGAGAGTCTGGAAGGAGACGGGCATAACGATCGTCGTCGCCCCCCAGCTGGCCGACCTGAGGATGATAGCTGAGAGTGTTGAAATCCCAGTCTTTGCACAGCACATTGACCCGATAAAGCCTGGAAGCCACACCGGCCACGTTCTTCCAGAGGCCGTTAAGGAAGTCGGGGCTGTCGGAACGCTCCTCAACCACTCGGAGAACAGGATGATTTTGGCCGACCTTGAAGCGGCGATAAGAAGAGCTGAAGAAGTCGGGCTGATGACAATGGTCTGCTCCAACAACCCGGCGGTTTCAGCGGCGGTCGCTGCCCTTGGCCCGGACTACGTTGCCGTTGAGCCGCCAGAGCTAATAGGGACCGGAATCCCGGTCAGTAAGGCAAAGCCCGAGGTAGTCACGAACACCGTCGAGCTCGTGAAAAAGGTAAACCCTGACGTTGGAGTCCTAACTGGAGCTGGCATCTCCACGGGAGAAGACGTCAAGAAGGCACTCGAACTCGGAAGCGTTGGGGTTCTCCTCGCGAGCGGCGTCACGAAGGCCAAAGACCCAGAGAATGCGATAAGGGACCTCGTGTCACTTATCATTTGA
- the cobO gene encoding cob(I)yrinic acid a,c-diamide adenosyltransferase — protein sequence MSWKDRLGLIHIYTGNGKGKTTAAFGLAVRMLGSGGKVAIVQFMKAPKVYGEQKKIEECGALIESFGLPGFVHGKPSEDDIKAAKRALERAKELVSSGEWDLVILDEVCVALGFGMLGVEEVKEVIKNKAENTELVLTGRYCPEELFELADYVTEMREVKHPYQRGILARRGVEY from the coding sequence ATGAGCTGGAAGGACAGACTTGGTTTGATTCACATCTACACTGGCAACGGAAAGGGAAAGACCACGGCTGCGTTTGGACTCGCTGTAAGGATGCTCGGTTCAGGTGGAAAGGTTGCCATAGTGCAATTCATGAAAGCTCCCAAGGTCTATGGAGAGCAGAAGAAGATAGAGGAGTGCGGAGCCCTCATTGAGTCCTTTGGTTTGCCCGGCTTTGTTCACGGAAAACCCAGCGAGGATGACATAAAAGCTGCAAAACGGGCACTTGAAAGAGCGAAGGAGCTGGTGTCAAGCGGCGAGTGGGATCTCGTTATTCTCGATGAGGTTTGCGTCGCCCTCGGCTTTGGAATGCTCGGTGTTGAGGAAGTTAAGGAAGTGATAAAGAACAAAGCTGAAAACACCGAACTCGTTCTCACTGGGAGATACTGCCCGGAGGAGCTTTTTGAGCTGGCCGACTACGTGACCGAGATGAGGGAAGTTAAGCACCCGTACCAGAGAGGGATCCTGGCGAGGCGCGGTGTTGAATATTGA
- a CDS encoding UPF0147 family protein has translation MSELIQQIVQVLKEQVVQDTVVPRNIRRAAEQAIEVLLDESRDPAVRAADAIAILEEISEDPNMPMHTRTIIWEVLGALEQVK, from the coding sequence ATGAGCGAGCTTATCCAGCAGATTGTGCAGGTTCTCAAGGAGCAGGTCGTTCAGGACACCGTCGTCCCGAGGAACATTAGGAGGGCCGCCGAGCAGGCCATCGAGGTTCTCCTCGATGAGAGCCGCGACCCGGCCGTTAGGGCCGCCGATGCTATAGCCATCCTTGAAGAAATCAGCGAAGACCCGAACATGCCGATGCACACGAGGACCATAATCTGGGAAGTTCTCGGTGCCCTTGAGCAGGTCAAGTGA
- a CDS encoding aldolase, with protein MRTAKAQLVKYSRKAHERGLTAAFGGNLSIRVGDLVFIKATGSVMDEMTPEQVAVVALDGRQISGVKPSSEYRLHLAVYRERPDVKAIAHLHPPYSIVASALLTGELPILTPEAEIYLGKIPIAPFRPAGTEELAEVVAEKIREADAVLMERHGIVTVGRSLREAFYKAELVEESAKLWYLSRK; from the coding sequence ATGAGAACTGCAAAAGCCCAGCTTGTGAAGTACTCCAGAAAAGCCCACGAGAGGGGCCTGACTGCGGCATTCGGTGGAAACTTGAGCATAAGAGTTGGGGATCTGGTCTTCATCAAGGCCACCGGCTCCGTGATGGACGAGATGACTCCGGAGCAGGTCGCTGTAGTTGCCCTCGACGGAAGACAGATAAGCGGCGTTAAACCCTCTTCAGAATACCGCCTGCACCTTGCAGTCTACCGGGAAAGACCCGACGTTAAGGCCATCGCCCACCTGCACCCGCCGTACTCGATAGTTGCTTCCGCACTGCTCACTGGAGAGCTCCCAATACTCACTCCAGAGGCCGAGATATACCTTGGTAAGATTCCGATAGCACCTTTCAGACCGGCCGGAACCGAAGAACTGGCAGAAGTTGTGGCTGAAAAAATCAGGGAAGCGGACGCGGTTCTTATGGAGAGGCACGGGATTGTGACCGTTGGAAGAAGCCTTAGAGAAGCGTTCTACAAGGCTGAACTCGTGGAAGAAAGCGCAAAGCTGTGGTATCTGAGCAGGAAATGA
- a CDS encoding membrane protein: MRAYDPVTVAIPLAYRLEKIMLEKKSLPSGDEVKTILKELGLEELYSGKGLALLRNQDVVVLVFPRESLVIDVIPATGEVSDALEVIAYHDRKLNALILEVLPANDIEYEGNIGVEPAIISLESGELESAPVFGDFREEEDGIYLVIDKDTLQRWKESGKLDVCPICGGELSWRGKKAICLDCGYGVKVVEE, from the coding sequence ATGAGGGCCTACGACCCAGTAACGGTTGCCATTCCTCTCGCTTACAGGCTTGAAAAGATAATGCTGGAGAAGAAGTCCCTCCCGAGCGGCGACGAAGTGAAGACAATCTTGAAAGAGCTTGGACTTGAGGAGCTCTACTCCGGGAAGGGACTCGCGCTCCTGAGAAACCAGGACGTTGTTGTTTTGGTATTCCCCCGTGAGAGCCTTGTGATTGATGTAATACCCGCGACCGGAGAGGTCAGCGACGCTCTTGAGGTCATTGCCTACCACGACAGAAAGCTCAACGCCCTCATTCTCGAAGTTCTCCCCGCGAACGACATAGAGTACGAGGGGAACATTGGAGTCGAGCCTGCAATAATCAGCCTCGAGAGTGGGGAGCTTGAGAGTGCCCCCGTCTTCGGGGACTTCAGAGAAGAGGAAGATGGGATTTACCTCGTAATCGACAAGGACACCCTCCAGAGGTGGAAAGAGAGTGGAAAGCTCGACGTTTGTCCGATCTGCGGTGGCGAACTATCATGGAGAGGGAAGAAGGCCATCTGCCTGGACTGCGGCTACGGAGTGAAGGTGGTGGAAGAATGA
- the lrpA gene encoding HTH-type transcriptional regulator LrpA, whose amino-acid sequence MLDERDKIILEMLTKDARTPFAEIAKVLGISETAVRKRVKALEEAGVIKQYTIVVDPAKLGYNLVSITGVDTKPEKIFEVANKLKEFDFVKHVYLTSGDHMIMAEVWARDGEHLSEIISEKIGRIDGVTKVCPAIILEKMK is encoded by the coding sequence ATGTTAGACGAGAGGGACAAGATTATACTTGAGATGCTCACCAAGGATGCCCGAACACCATTCGCCGAGATAGCCAAGGTACTTGGGATAAGCGAAACGGCCGTGAGAAAGAGGGTCAAGGCCCTAGAAGAAGCCGGGGTAATAAAGCAGTACACGATCGTCGTTGACCCAGCGAAGCTTGGCTACAACCTGGTCAGCATTACTGGAGTAGACACGAAGCCGGAGAAGATATTCGAGGTGGCCAACAAGCTCAAGGAGTTCGACTTCGTCAAGCATGTCTACCTGACCAGCGGCGACCACATGATAATGGCCGAGGTATGGGCCAGGGACGGAGAGCACCTTTCTGAGATAATCTCAGAGAAGATAGGAAGAATTGACGGCGTTACGAAGGTCTGCCCGGCGATCATCCTCGAGAAGATGAAGTGA
- the rlmD gene encoding 23S rRNA (uracil(1939)-C(5))-methyltransferase RlmD yields the protein MRGTIERLSDEGLGTIRASRREILVPYTAPGDVVEVARWRRKKKKLIATDFKVIEESPIRTEPKCPYFGVCGGCLLQHLPYEKQIEFKSEKLSRYIGTDVDVIPSPVIYGHRNRIDVVISTGGIGFRRYGTWWDAVDIEECPVFGKTSRKVLKSLREFIEDEKPTLYEIRKNAGFLRYIVMREGKFTGELMVNLVTSEGKLPESFPEYFPYATSIYWSVNRTESDVSYGDVERYWGEPFIREKLDDVTYLIHPNSFFQTNSYQAVNLVRKVAELVEGEKVLDLYSGVGTFGIYLAKRGFKVEGIEINPFAVEMAKKNAQINGVDAEFRVGEDKDVNSLSEYDTVVVDPPRAGLHPKLVRKILKDRPETLVYVSCNPKTLSQNLKELSEGYKIEEAVGLDMFPHTPHVEAVLKLRKV from the coding sequence ATAAGGGGAACAATAGAAAGGCTCAGCGACGAGGGGCTTGGGACAATCAGGGCTAGTAGAAGGGAGATCCTCGTCCCGTACACCGCTCCGGGCGATGTAGTGGAAGTTGCGCGCTGGAGGAGGAAAAAGAAAAAGCTGATAGCGACGGATTTTAAGGTTATAGAAGAGTCCCCGATCAGGACTGAACCAAAATGCCCGTACTTTGGCGTATGTGGCGGCTGTCTTCTTCAGCATCTCCCCTACGAGAAGCAAATAGAGTTCAAGAGTGAGAAGCTCTCCAGGTATATCGGGACGGACGTTGATGTAATCCCGTCCCCTGTAATCTATGGCCACAGAAACAGGATAGACGTCGTTATAAGCACAGGGGGAATAGGGTTCAGGAGATACGGAACATGGTGGGATGCCGTTGACATTGAGGAATGCCCCGTTTTTGGAAAGACAAGCCGAAAGGTTCTGAAGTCCCTGAGGGAATTCATAGAAGACGAAAAGCCGACTTTGTACGAGATAAGGAAGAACGCGGGCTTTCTGAGATACATCGTCATGAGAGAGGGCAAGTTCACGGGCGAACTCATGGTGAACCTCGTAACTTCGGAGGGCAAACTCCCAGAGAGCTTTCCAGAATACTTCCCGTACGCAACTTCCATCTACTGGAGCGTGAACAGGACCGAGAGCGACGTCTCTTACGGAGATGTAGAGAGGTACTGGGGTGAGCCCTTCATAAGGGAGAAGCTCGACGACGTCACTTATCTAATCCACCCAAACAGCTTCTTCCAGACGAACAGCTACCAGGCCGTTAACCTCGTCCGAAAAGTGGCCGAGCTGGTGGAAGGTGAGAAGGTTCTCGACCTCTACTCCGGCGTTGGGACGTTCGGAATCTATCTTGCGAAGAGGGGTTTCAAAGTTGAGGGCATCGAGATAAACCCGTTCGCGGTTGAGATGGCAAAGAAAAACGCCCAGATTAACGGAGTTGATGCAGAATTCCGCGTTGGTGAGGACAAAGACGTTAACAGCCTCTCCGAATATGACACAGTGGTAGTTGATCCTCCCAGGGCTGGCCTCCACCCCAAGCTCGTTAGGAAAATCTTAAAAGACAGGCCTGAGACCCTCGTTTACGTGTCCTGCAATCCAAAGACTCTCTCCCAAAACCTCAAAGAGCTCTCGGAAGGCTACAAGATTGAAGAGGCCGTTGGCCTCGACATGTTTCCGCACACGCCCCACGTTGAGGCAGTCCTCAAACTCAGAAAAGTTTGA
- a CDS encoding MinD/ParA family ATP-binding protein: MVAVVVTGRGGAGKTTMSANLSTYFSLNGYKTLVIDGDLYLPKLAFHFGIYNPVTNLHTLLSTPDARLKDAIYHDVKTGVDVLPGSSKLFDILTMDEKRLRDIVRDAAENYDVTFIDSPVGIPFDTISTFRLAQYQLIIVELGRCPVHSFRKMVENEVDKLKALGEAYGLKVGVILNKVREEKPIVDDIVEYLEESVGVPVVGIVSFDPAVPASQNRGIPVVVNVPHSHAARDIRMAGDVLREWIFGVEMKRSLLDSFLDTLRSLFLRLFPSGKKL; encoded by the coding sequence ATGGTTGCCGTTGTGGTCACTGGAAGGGGTGGGGCAGGAAAAACAACGATGAGCGCGAACCTCTCAACTTATTTTTCTTTGAACGGCTATAAAACGCTCGTCATTGACGGCGACCTATACCTCCCAAAGCTGGCCTTTCATTTTGGTATCTACAACCCCGTCACAAACCTCCATACTCTTCTATCTACTCCTGATGCTAGACTCAAGGACGCTATCTACCACGACGTCAAGACAGGGGTTGATGTTCTTCCTGGCAGTTCAAAGCTGTTTGATATCCTCACCATGGATGAAAAGCGGCTCAGAGATATTGTGCGTGACGCGGCGGAGAATTACGATGTGACGTTCATAGACTCCCCCGTTGGAATTCCCTTTGATACCATCTCTACCTTCAGGCTCGCCCAGTACCAGCTCATCATCGTGGAGCTTGGCAGATGTCCAGTTCACTCCTTCAGGAAGATGGTGGAGAACGAGGTGGACAAGCTTAAAGCCCTTGGAGAAGCCTACGGTCTCAAAGTTGGAGTCATACTGAACAAGGTCCGCGAGGAAAAGCCAATAGTTGATGACATCGTTGAGTACCTTGAGGAGAGCGTTGGCGTTCCCGTTGTGGGCATAGTTTCCTTTGACCCCGCCGTTCCAGCGAGTCAAAACAGGGGTATTCCTGTTGTTGTGAACGTCCCGCACTCCCATGCAGCCCGGGACATCAGGATGGCCGGCGATGTCCTTAGGGAGTGGATCTTTGGTGTAGAAATGAAAAGAAGTTTGCTCGATAGCTTTCTTGATACACTCCGTTCACTCTTTCTGAGGCTCTTTCCTTCTGGCAAAAAGCTCTGA
- the pyrE gene encoding orotate phosphoribosyltransferase → MSDSKDELIRMFFDEEAILFGRFILTSGKESNYYINVKKLSTKPRALKLIAKLMAGEAQKRGITFDRVAGPELGAVPIATALALETEKPLVIVRKKPKGHGTGSQLEGEVKAGDKVLLVEDVTTTGGSVLRAAEVLEREGAEIAAIMVVVDREEGAEETIGAKYTFLPLVRVSELFARRKEPQKE, encoded by the coding sequence ATGAGTGACTCAAAAGATGAACTCATCAGGATGTTTTTTGACGAGGAAGCGATACTATTTGGCCGCTTCATACTGACGTCGGGGAAGGAGAGCAACTACTACATAAACGTCAAGAAGCTCAGCACCAAGCCTCGCGCACTCAAGCTCATAGCAAAGCTCATGGCAGGGGAAGCACAGAAAAGAGGGATAACCTTTGACAGGGTTGCCGGGCCGGAACTCGGAGCCGTCCCGATAGCCACTGCCCTTGCTCTGGAGACTGAAAAACCGCTCGTCATCGTAAGAAAAAAGCCAAAGGGACACGGAACCGGAAGCCAGCTTGAGGGTGAGGTTAAAGCAGGTGATAAAGTTCTTCTTGTCGAGGACGTCACTACAACGGGTGGAAGCGTCTTGAGGGCAGCAGAAGTTCTCGAAAGGGAGGGGGCAGAAATAGCGGCCATAATGGTTGTCGTTGACAGAGAGGAAGGGGCCGAAGAGACCATAGGTGCAAAATACACTTTCCTCCCACTGGTCAGGGTCTCAGAGCTTTTTGCCAGAAGGAAAGAGCCTCAGAAAGAGTGA
- a CDS encoding protease PrsW: MESVNGDIMVSVIMLILYLISALLVGVKLYGKVDNWLSTLDRITPIVETGKALKYGFLAFMLAVVLELLALYFIFSDAGLLFLPLVAGFVEEGVKLFPYLRGGDELYRWRLTVKVALIFAVIEAVLYGVTLFFSGNILGALLRVVVVMYHVSFTAIALEMALRGSLLSGYLKAALLHTLYDAPVFVTLAASDLSLLASILGIVAIVYTYYRVDEAFELAHRKAREALEERKRKAREFWEGKGISLAEDEGGEFTSSP, translated from the coding sequence ATGGAAAGTGTTAACGGTGATATTATGGTCAGTGTAATCATGCTGATACTTTACTTGATATCCGCCCTGTTGGTGGGGGTAAAGCTGTACGGAAAGGTTGATAACTGGCTCTCTACCCTGGACAGGATAACTCCTATAGTGGAAACAGGGAAAGCCCTGAAGTATGGATTTCTGGCTTTTATGTTGGCTGTCGTTCTTGAACTCCTTGCGTTGTATTTCATTTTTTCTGATGCGGGCCTTCTGTTCCTGCCGCTCGTAGCCGGTTTTGTAGAGGAAGGAGTGAAGCTCTTTCCATATCTCCGTGGTGGAGATGAGCTCTACCGCTGGAGGCTGACAGTCAAAGTTGCTTTGATATTCGCGGTTATAGAGGCCGTTCTTTATGGAGTGACTCTTTTCTTCTCCGGCAACATCCTGGGTGCTCTCCTCAGAGTTGTCGTGGTCATGTATCACGTCTCCTTCACGGCGATCGCCCTCGAAATGGCTCTAAGGGGCTCTCTCCTTTCGGGCTACCTGAAGGCGGCGTTGCTTCACACCCTCTACGACGCTCCTGTTTTTGTAACATTGGCAGCTTCGGACCTTTCTCTGCTGGCTTCCATTCTGGGAATCGTCGCGATCGTGTACACCTACTATCGTGTGGACGAAGCCTTTGAATTGGCTCACAGAAAAGCTAGGGAAGCTCTGGAGGAAAGAAAAAGGAAAGCTCGGGAGTTCTGGGAGGGAAAAGGAATCTCACTCGCCGAGGATGAGGGAGGGGAGTTCACTTCTTCGCCTTGA
- a CDS encoding ATP-dependent DNA ligase has protein sequence MRYSELADLYRRLEKTTLKTLKTKFVADFLKKTPDELLEIVPYLILGKVFPDWDERELGVGEKLLIKAVSMATGVPEKEIEDSVRDTGDLGESVALAIKKKKQKSFFSQPLTIKRVYDTFVKIAEAQGEGSQDRKMKYLANLFMDAEPEEGKYLARTVLGTMRTGVAEGILRDAIAEAFRVKPELVERAYMLTSDFGYVAKIAKLEGNEGLSKVRIQIGKPIRPMLAQNAASVKDALIEMGGEAAFEIKYDGARVQVHKDGDKVIVYSRRLENVTRSIPEVIEAIKAALKPEKAIVEGELVAVGENGRPRPFQYVLRRFRRKYNIDEMIEKIPLELNLFDVMFVDGESLIETKFIDRRNKLEEIVKESEKIKLAEQLITKKVEEAEAFYRRALELGHEGLMAKRLDSIYEPGNRGKKWLKIKPTMENLDLVIIGAEWGEGRRAHLLGSFLVAAYDPHSGEFLPVGKVGSGFTDEDLVEFTKMLKPYIVRQEGKFVEIEPKFVIEVTYQEIQKSPKYKSGFALRFPRYVALREDKSPEEADTIERVAELYELQERFKAKK, from the coding sequence ATGCGCTACTCTGAACTGGCCGATCTCTATAGACGGCTCGAAAAGACCACGCTCAAGACCCTGAAGACAAAGTTCGTTGCCGATTTTTTAAAAAAGACTCCAGACGAGCTCCTTGAGATAGTTCCATACCTAATCCTCGGAAAGGTCTTTCCCGATTGGGACGAGAGGGAGCTAGGCGTGGGAGAGAAGCTCCTAATAAAAGCTGTCTCTATGGCAACGGGAGTCCCCGAAAAGGAGATAGAAGACTCCGTTAGGGACACTGGCGACCTGGGAGAGAGCGTTGCTTTGGCCATAAAGAAAAAGAAGCAGAAGAGCTTCTTCTCACAGCCGCTCACGATAAAGCGTGTTTACGACACCTTTGTCAAGATAGCGGAGGCCCAAGGCGAAGGAAGCCAGGACAGGAAGATGAAGTACCTCGCCAACCTCTTCATGGACGCTGAACCGGAGGAAGGCAAGTACCTGGCGAGGACGGTTTTGGGGACGATGCGCACTGGAGTCGCTGAGGGAATTCTTAGGGATGCAATAGCTGAAGCCTTCAGGGTGAAGCCAGAGCTCGTTGAGAGGGCTTACATGCTGACGAGCGACTTCGGATACGTTGCCAAGATAGCCAAGCTCGAGGGCAACGAGGGGCTCTCAAAGGTCAGGATACAGATAGGCAAGCCGATCAGGCCGATGCTTGCCCAGAACGCGGCCAGTGTTAAAGATGCCCTCATCGAGATGGGTGGGGAAGCGGCCTTCGAGATAAAGTACGATGGCGCGAGAGTACAGGTGCACAAGGACGGGGACAAAGTCATCGTGTATTCCAGAAGGCTTGAGAACGTCACGAGATCAATCCCAGAAGTCATTGAGGCCATAAAAGCGGCCCTGAAGCCAGAGAAAGCCATAGTCGAGGGAGAACTTGTCGCAGTTGGAGAAAATGGACGGCCAAGGCCCTTCCAATACGTGCTTAGGCGCTTCAGGAGGAAGTACAACATCGACGAGATGATAGAGAAGATACCGCTCGAACTGAATCTCTTCGACGTCATGTTCGTTGACGGCGAGAGCCTGATAGAGACTAAGTTCATCGACAGGAGGAATAAGCTTGAAGAAATAGTGAAGGAGAGCGAGAAGATAAAGCTCGCCGAACAGCTTATAACAAAGAAAGTTGAGGAAGCGGAGGCCTTCTACAGGAGAGCACTTGAGCTCGGCCATGAGGGGCTTATGGCAAAGAGGCTTGATTCCATCTACGAACCGGGGAACAGAGGCAAGAAGTGGCTCAAGATTAAGCCCACGATGGAGAACCTCGATCTCGTCATCATCGGTGCAGAGTGGGGAGAGGGAAGGAGGGCCCATCTGCTTGGTTCGTTCCTCGTTGCTGCCTACGACCCGCACAGCGGCGAGTTCCTGCCTGTGGGTAAAGTCGGGAGCGGCTTCACAGACGAGGACTTGGTCGAGTTCACGAAGATGCTCAAGCCATACATAGTACGCCAGGAAGGCAAGTTCGTCGAGATAGAGCCGAAGTTCGTCATTGAGGTCACCTACCAGGAGATACAGAAGAGCCCGAAGTACAAGAGCGGCTTCGCCCTGAGATTCCCGCGCTACGTCGCCCTTAGGGAAGACAAAAGCCCAGAAGAGGCCGACACAATTGAAAGGGTGGCGGAGCTCTACGAGCTCCAGGAGAGGTTCAAGGCGAAGAAGTGA
- a CDS encoding pantoate kinase: protein MLIRAFIPAHITAFFVPVFHEEPLKAGSLGAGVNLSKGTNVFASIETGTLERHIHVAFNGEPVKREEAEITYYVAEKLVPKDFLGEVEVWQYFDFPNGYGFGNSAGGALGTALALSYAFGGTWLRAAQLAHEAEVKHKGGLGDVIGQLAGGIEVRIKPGGPGIGVTDNLFFEDYKVLVVPLGRLSTREVLDGDVVKAIEVEGRKALEELLKEPKPERMMVLARNFAEKTGLLPGELSEIARELDKVLKNPSSMIMLGKGLFALVRDEEAEKAKQLLSDMNLPYDIAEIYTERPKVGRWVG from the coding sequence ATGCTCATCAGGGCGTTTATTCCAGCCCACATAACGGCGTTCTTCGTGCCGGTGTTCCACGAAGAGCCGCTGAAGGCAGGTTCGCTCGGCGCTGGTGTGAACCTCTCGAAGGGCACCAACGTCTTCGCCAGCATCGAGACTGGGACGCTGGAGAGGCACATCCACGTCGCCTTCAACGGGGAACCCGTGAAAAGGGAAGAAGCGGAGATCACATACTACGTTGCGGAAAAGCTCGTACCCAAGGACTTCCTTGGAGAGGTTGAGGTATGGCAGTACTTCGACTTCCCCAACGGCTACGGCTTCGGAAACAGCGCCGGTGGTGCCCTTGGAACGGCTCTAGCTTTAAGCTACGCCTTCGGCGGGACGTGGCTTAGAGCGGCTCAGCTTGCCCATGAGGCAGAGGTAAAGCATAAGGGTGGCCTTGGAGATGTGATCGGACAGCTCGCTGGTGGAATTGAGGTGAGAATTAAACCAGGAGGTCCTGGAATCGGGGTTACTGACAACCTGTTCTTCGAGGACTACAAAGTTCTCGTTGTGCCCCTAGGCAGGCTGTCCACAAGGGAAGTGCTCGACGGGGACGTTGTAAAGGCCATCGAAGTCGAGGGCAGAAAGGCGCTTGAAGAACTCCTAAAGGAGCCGAAGCCAGAGAGAATGATGGTTCTGGCCAGAAACTTTGCAGAAAAGACAGGTCTTCTCCCGGGAGAACTCTCCGAGATAGCGAGAGAGCTTGATAAAGTCCTGAAGAACCCGAGCTCAATGATAATGCTCGGAAAGGGGCTTTTTGCACTCGTAAGAGACGAAGAAGCTGAAAAGGCAAAGCAGTTGCTGAGTGATATGAACCTTCCCTACGACATAGCCGAGATATACACCGAGAGGCCGAAGGTCGGGCGCTGGGTCGGGTAG